The Peribacillus sp. FSL P2-0133 genome has a segment encoding these proteins:
- a CDS encoding bifunctional homocysteine S-methyltransferase/methylenetetrahydrofolate reductase has product MNFRKDVKERILVGEGAMGTLLYSNGIDQCYEELNCTNPDQIESIHRAYLEAGADILQSNTYGANFNKLKRYGLEDEVSRINRQGVILAKKAAKGKAYVFGTIGAQRSIRKSDLSIEEIKRGFREQLYSLLMENPDGILLETFYDLEELETVLQIVKNETGLPIIANVSMHELGNLQNGIHLNEAFQKLEQLGADVVGVNCRLGPHHMIRALEEVSLPKQASIAIYPNASLPDYVDGRLVYKAVPEYFGSSALELREQGAAIIGGCCGTTPLHIQAVKNAIGSLAPVKEKFTKSREIEIIEVNDRELERPLFEKAKTERTILVELDPPKKLGIESFMTGAEVLKKAGVDSITLADNSLASPRISNDALANLLKNQLNIEPMVHITCRDRNLIGLQSHLMGLQTVGLNEILIITGDPSKIGDFPGATSVYDLSSFDLISMVKQFNEGLSYSGQSLGQRANFKIAAAFNPNVKYLDKAVLRMEKKIACGAQSFLTQPIYSVEQIEEVYEATKHLETPIFIGIMPLTSTRNAEFIHNEIPGIKLPDNVRRAMALAGDDPVKSRIEGVNIARELVDAAREKFKGIYLITPFLRYEMTAELTKYIRKVDSKHTSEVAVHE; this is encoded by the coding sequence ATGAATTTTCGTAAAGACGTGAAAGAAAGAATACTGGTTGGGGAAGGGGCAATGGGGACCTTATTGTATTCAAATGGCATCGATCAATGTTATGAGGAATTAAACTGCACGAACCCAGATCAAATAGAGTCCATCCACCGTGCCTATCTGGAAGCTGGTGCAGATATCCTTCAATCGAATACATATGGAGCCAATTTCAACAAATTGAAACGGTATGGACTTGAAGATGAAGTAAGCAGAATCAATCGCCAGGGAGTCATTCTTGCTAAAAAAGCGGCAAAAGGAAAGGCATACGTCTTCGGTACCATAGGGGCACAGCGGAGCATCAGGAAATCGGATTTAAGTATTGAAGAGATAAAACGGGGTTTTCGTGAACAGCTATACAGTCTTTTGATGGAAAACCCTGATGGGATTCTCTTGGAAACATTTTATGACCTGGAAGAACTGGAAACCGTCCTGCAAATCGTTAAAAATGAAACTGGACTGCCGATCATCGCAAATGTTTCGATGCATGAACTGGGAAATCTTCAAAATGGAATCCATTTAAATGAAGCCTTTCAAAAACTCGAGCAATTGGGTGCCGATGTTGTTGGCGTGAATTGCCGTCTCGGTCCACATCATATGATTCGGGCCTTGGAAGAAGTGAGTTTGCCAAAGCAAGCATCAATTGCCATATACCCAAATGCCAGCCTCCCGGATTATGTGGATGGAAGGCTCGTCTATAAAGCTGTGCCGGAATATTTCGGTTCAAGTGCCCTAGAACTTCGTGAGCAGGGTGCCGCGATCATAGGAGGGTGCTGTGGAACGACTCCGCTGCATATTCAAGCTGTAAAGAATGCGATTGGAAGTTTGGCTCCTGTGAAAGAGAAATTTACGAAATCCCGTGAAATAGAAATAATTGAAGTGAATGATAGAGAATTGGAACGTCCCCTGTTCGAAAAGGCCAAAACAGAAAGGACGATTCTAGTTGAACTTGATCCACCGAAAAAGTTAGGTATAGAGAGCTTCATGACTGGTGCCGAGGTTTTGAAAAAAGCAGGGGTCGATTCCATTACATTAGCGGATAATTCGCTTGCCTCACCAAGGATATCGAATGATGCACTGGCTAATTTACTGAAGAACCAATTGAATATAGAGCCGATGGTGCATATAACATGCCGTGATCGAAATTTGATTGGCCTGCAGTCACATTTAATGGGTCTGCAGACGGTGGGGCTGAACGAAATATTGATCATCACCGGAGACCCTTCAAAAATTGGGGATTTCCCGGGGGCCACTTCGGTTTATGATTTATCTTCCTTTGACCTAATAAGTATGGTCAAACAATTTAATGAAGGTCTTTCCTATTCCGGTCAAAGTTTGGGCCAAAGGGCAAATTTCAAAATTGCGGCAGCGTTTAATCCCAATGTGAAATATCTGGATAAAGCCGTACTGAGAATGGAAAAGAAGATTGCCTGCGGTGCCCAATCCTTCTTGACACAGCCAATCTATTCCGTGGAGCAAATCGAAGAAGTATATGAAGCCACAAAACATTTAGAAACCCCGATTTTCATCGGTATCATGCCCTTGACAAGCACCCGGAACGCCGAATTCATCCATAATGAGATCCCAGGCATCAAATTGCCTGATAATGTTAGAAGGGCCATGGCGTTAGCAGGGGATGACCCTGTAAAGTCAAGGATTGAAGGAGTGAATATTGCGCGAGAGCTAGTGGACGCGGCAAGGGAAAAATTCAAGGGCATATATTTAATCACTCCGTTCCTTCGCTATGAAATGACGGCGGAACTTACGAAATATATTAGAAAAGTCGATAGTAAACATACATCAGAGGTGGCAGTACATGAATAA
- a CDS encoding MOSC domain-containing protein: MQNGKIRALHAGKPKHEIFSNIDIFSAMDKQAKDNVTVTKSGIIGDGVGNVKFHGGPDRALCFYPFEHYSLWNEKFSKKLEIPAFGENLTIAGMREESTYIGDIYQIGEVIVQINQGRIPCSTISHFNQEPKFLELVLKTSFTGYFARVLQEGTITKQNEIVLIDRLQEKISVHYAAEVILHKRDGLEGAKALLTLDSLAEDWKQRILKRVQVVKD, from the coding sequence ATGCAAAATGGAAAAATCAGAGCACTTCATGCCGGGAAGCCGAAGCATGAAATTTTTTCGAATATCGATATCTTTTCAGCAATGGATAAACAAGCAAAGGATAATGTGACAGTGACTAAATCAGGTATAATTGGTGATGGGGTAGGTAATGTAAAGTTCCATGGAGGTCCTGATCGCGCTTTGTGTTTTTACCCCTTTGAGCATTATTCATTATGGAATGAAAAATTCTCTAAAAAGCTGGAAATCCCTGCATTCGGTGAAAATTTAACCATAGCGGGGATGAGGGAAGAATCAACGTATATCGGCGATATTTATCAAATAGGAGAAGTGATTGTTCAAATTAACCAAGGGAGGATACCTTGTTCGACCATTTCCCACTTCAATCAAGAACCTAAGTTTTTGGAACTCGTGCTGAAAACGAGTTTCACTGGTTATTTTGCAAGAGTACTTCAAGAAGGAACGATAACTAAACAAAACGAGATTGTGCTGATAGATCGTTTGCAAGAAAAAATTTCAGTTCATTATGCAGCAGAGGTAATTCTTCATAAACGAGATGGGCTGGAAGGCGCAAAGGCTTTACTTACACTAGACTCGTTAGCGGAAGACTGGAAACAAAGGATCTTGAAGAGGGTTCAAGTTGTAAAAGATTGA